One Mycolicibacterium goodii genomic region harbors:
- a CDS encoding cytochrome P450: protein MTQAQALPPLHMRRDTFDPTPELGEIRAAEGVHVTVNPFGMQVYLVTRHEDVKTVLSDHERFSNSRPPGFAVPGAPQISEEEQASARAGNLLGLDPPEHQRLRRMLTPEFTIRRIRRLEPRIVEIVDAHLDAMESAGPPADLVADFALPIPSLVICELLGVPYEDRQDFQQRSARQLDLSAPIPERLALQRQGRTYMRGLVERARSTPGDDILGMLVREHGSELTDDELIGIAGLLLLAGHETTSNMLGLGVLALLRHPDQLTCVRDDPDAVGPAIEELLRWLSIVSTALPRITTTDVELAGVRIPAGSLVFASLPAGNRDPDFIEAPDVLDIRRGAPGHLAFGHGVHHCLGAPLARMEMRIALPALFRRFPTLVLAEPFEDVRWRPFHFIYGLQSLAVAW, encoded by the coding sequence ATGACCCAAGCGCAGGCGCTCCCGCCGCTGCACATGCGGCGCGACACGTTCGATCCCACGCCTGAACTCGGCGAGATCCGGGCCGCCGAAGGGGTGCACGTCACGGTCAACCCGTTCGGCATGCAGGTGTACCTCGTCACGCGCCATGAGGACGTCAAGACCGTCCTGTCGGACCATGAACGGTTCTCCAACAGCAGGCCGCCCGGGTTCGCCGTGCCCGGGGCACCGCAGATCTCCGAGGAAGAGCAGGCCAGTGCCCGTGCCGGGAACCTGTTGGGTCTCGACCCGCCCGAGCACCAACGACTTCGCCGCATGCTCACACCCGAGTTCACCATCCGCCGTATCAGGCGACTCGAGCCGCGGATCGTCGAGATCGTCGACGCGCACCTGGACGCCATGGAGTCGGCAGGTCCGCCCGCGGATCTCGTCGCCGACTTCGCGCTTCCCATACCGTCGTTGGTGATCTGCGAACTTCTCGGCGTGCCTTACGAGGACCGGCAGGACTTCCAGCAGCGGTCGGCCCGTCAACTGGACCTGTCGGCGCCGATCCCGGAACGCCTTGCGCTGCAACGGCAGGGTCGCACATACATGCGCGGGCTCGTCGAGCGGGCGCGCAGCACACCCGGCGACGACATCCTCGGAATGTTGGTGCGAGAACACGGTTCAGAACTGACTGACGACGAGCTCATCGGCATCGCCGGGCTGTTGCTGCTGGCCGGGCACGAGACGACCTCCAACATGCTGGGGCTCGGCGTGCTCGCCCTGCTGCGCCACCCAGACCAATTGACGTGTGTGCGTGATGACCCCGACGCCGTCGGTCCCGCCATCGAGGAGTTGCTGCGGTGGCTGTCGATCGTGTCGACCGCGCTGCCGCGCATCACCACCACCGACGTCGAACTCGCCGGTGTCAGGATCCCGGCAGGCAGCCTCGTGTTCGCGTCGCTGCCCGCGGGTAACCGCGATCCCGACTTCATCGAGGCGCCCGATGTGCTGGACATCCGTCGCGGCGCACCGGGCCACCTCGCGTTCGGCCACGGCGTCCACCACTGCCTCGGGGCCCCGCTGGCCCGCATGGAGATGCGGATCGCGTTGCCCGCGCTGTTCCGCCGGTTCCCGACACTGGTGCTGGCCGAACCGTTCGAGGATGTCCGGTGGCGGCCGTTCCACTTCATCTACGGGCTGCAGTCGTTGGCGGTAGCGTGGTGA
- a CDS encoding ferredoxin: MRIEADHDNCIASGNCVMVSEALFDQDEDGIVMVLVDEVPDDEIEHAREAVRLCPASVLRLTGDAPPADR; this comes from the coding sequence ATGAGGATAGAAGCGGATCACGACAACTGCATCGCTTCGGGCAACTGCGTGATGGTCTCCGAAGCACTGTTCGACCAGGACGAGGACGGCATCGTGATGGTCCTGGTCGACGAGGTTCCCGATGACGAGATCGAGCACGCCCGCGAGGCCGTCAGGCTGTGTCCCGCGAGTGTGCTCCGGTTGACCGGGGATGCTCCCCCGGCAGATCGATGA
- a CDS encoding PaaI family thioesterase, with the protein MNSADFGLDPRRTDPKYHSEHGGFPVFEAAEPGPGFGRFLAAIRRVQDLAVSANPDAATWDKAADLAEELVTLLDPYEAGEGVGPANRVPDLPGAGSLLAPPWFVEKFEADEVLLTVTFSRFHVGGNYAVHGGVLPMLFDSLFGMVIHAAGRPISRTAFLHVDYRAVTPIDTPLKARGWIREAQGRKAFVNAELRDGDGKMLAEANGLMIRLLPGQP; encoded by the coding sequence TTGAACTCGGCTGACTTCGGGTTGGATCCGCGCCGTACCGATCCCAAATACCACAGTGAGCACGGGGGCTTCCCGGTGTTCGAGGCGGCCGAACCCGGACCGGGGTTCGGTCGGTTCCTCGCCGCGATTCGTCGCGTGCAGGACCTCGCGGTCTCTGCCAACCCGGATGCCGCCACGTGGGACAAGGCCGCCGACCTCGCCGAGGAACTCGTCACGCTGCTCGACCCGTACGAGGCGGGCGAGGGCGTCGGACCGGCCAACCGTGTTCCGGATCTCCCCGGTGCGGGCAGCCTGCTGGCGCCACCCTGGTTCGTCGAGAAGTTCGAGGCCGACGAGGTACTGCTGACCGTCACGTTCAGCCGTTTCCACGTGGGAGGCAACTACGCCGTGCACGGCGGTGTGCTGCCGATGCTGTTCGACTCGCTGTTCGGCATGGTGATCCACGCGGCCGGCCGTCCGATCAGCCGGACTGCGTTCCTGCATGTCGACTACCGGGCGGTGACACCGATCGACACGCCATTGAAGGCCCGGGGGTGGATCCGCGAGGCGCAGGGGCGCAAAGCCTTCGTCAACGCCGAACTGCGTGACGGGGACGGCAAGATGCTCGCCGAGGCCAACGGCCTGATGATCAGATTGCTGCCCGGACAACCTTGA
- a CDS encoding adenylosuccinate synthase, producing MPAIVLIGAQWGDEGKGKATDLLGGRVQWVVRYQGGNNAGHTVVLPTGENFALHLIPSGILTPGVTNVIGNGVVVDPGVLLTELKGLEDRGVDTSNLLISADAHLLMPYHVAIDKVVERWAGSKKIGTTGRGIGPCYQDKIARIGIRVADVLDEQVLAEKIEAALEFKNQVLVKIYNRKALEPAEVLENLLGQAEGFKHRIADARLLLNQALENDETVLLEGSQGTLLDVDHGTYPFVTSSNPTAGGAAVGSGIGPTRITTVLGILKAYTTRVGSGPFPTELFDDHGAYLAKTGGEVGVTTGRARRCGWFDAVIARYATRVNGITDYFLTKLDVLSSLETVPVCVGYKVDGKRVDEMPMTQSDIARAEPIYEELPGWWEDISGAREFEDLPAKARDYVLRLEELAGAYVSCIGVGPGRDQTIVRRDVLAAR from the coding sequence ATGCCGGCAATCGTGCTCATCGGGGCCCAATGGGGCGACGAGGGCAAAGGTAAAGCCACCGATCTACTCGGTGGACGCGTGCAGTGGGTAGTTCGCTACCAGGGGGGCAACAACGCGGGCCACACCGTCGTGTTGCCGACCGGGGAGAACTTCGCGCTGCACCTCATCCCCTCGGGCATCCTCACACCCGGGGTCACCAACGTCATCGGCAACGGTGTGGTGGTCGACCCCGGTGTGTTGCTGACCGAACTCAAGGGGCTCGAAGATCGCGGGGTCGACACGTCGAACCTGCTGATCTCGGCCGACGCACACCTGCTGATGCCCTACCACGTCGCGATCGACAAGGTCGTCGAACGCTGGGCCGGCAGCAAGAAGATCGGCACCACGGGACGCGGCATCGGCCCGTGCTACCAGGACAAGATCGCCCGCATCGGCATCCGGGTCGCCGACGTGCTCGACGAGCAGGTGCTCGCGGAGAAGATCGAAGCGGCACTCGAATTCAAGAATCAGGTGCTGGTCAAGATCTACAACCGCAAGGCGCTGGAACCCGCAGAGGTGCTCGAGAACCTGCTGGGTCAGGCCGAGGGCTTCAAGCACCGCATCGCCGACGCGCGGCTGCTGCTCAACCAGGCGCTGGAGAACGACGAGACCGTGCTGCTGGAAGGTTCACAGGGCACCCTGCTCGACGTGGACCACGGCACCTATCCCTTTGTCACGTCGTCGAATCCGACGGCGGGCGGCGCCGCGGTGGGCTCGGGCATCGGGCCCACCCGCATCACCACGGTGCTGGGCATCCTCAAGGCGTACACCACGCGCGTCGGCTCCGGTCCGTTCCCGACCGAACTGTTCGACGACCACGGCGCCTACCTGGCCAAGACCGGTGGCGAGGTCGGTGTCACGACCGGACGGGCCCGCCGCTGTGGCTGGTTCGACGCCGTGATAGCCCGCTACGCGACCCGGGTGAACGGCATCACCGACTACTTCCTGACCAAACTCGACGTGCTGTCGAGCCTGGAGACCGTGCCGGTGTGCGTGGGTTACAAGGTGGACGGCAAACGCGTCGACGAGATGCCGATGACGCAGTCGGACATCGCGCGCGCCGAGCCCATCTACGAGGAACTGCCGGGCTGGTGGGAGGACATCTCGGGAGCGCGGGAGTTCGAGGACCTCCCGGCCAAGGCCCGCGACTATGTGTTGCGCCTCGAAGAGCTTGCCGGGGCGTACGTTTCGTGCATCGGTGTCGGGCCCGGCCGCGATCAGACCATCGTGCGCCGTGATGTTCTGGCAGCCCGTTGA
- a CDS encoding site-2 protease family protein, with the protein MNIRPLRQSVRPSPIFLIVVAVTAAGGAIAWIAADTIEPLSYVGVFILVIAGWLMSLCLHEFGHAYTAWRFGDHGVEARGYLTLNPLKYTHPMLSLGLPVLFIALGGIGFPGGAVYVQTHWMTPRQKSIVSLAGPAANLVLAVLLLGLTRAFWDPKHAVFWSGIAFLGFLQVTALVLNLLPIPGLDGYGALEPHLSPDTQRALAPAKQWGFLILLILLITPALNRWFFELVYWFFDFSGVSSYLVSAGGQLTRFWSAWF; encoded by the coding sequence GTGAACATCCGTCCGCTGCGCCAGTCGGTGCGGCCGAGCCCGATCTTCCTGATCGTCGTCGCGGTCACCGCCGCGGGCGGCGCGATCGCCTGGATCGCCGCCGACACCATCGAGCCCCTGTCGTACGTCGGGGTGTTCATCCTGGTCATCGCGGGCTGGCTGATGTCGCTGTGCCTGCACGAGTTCGGCCACGCCTACACGGCCTGGCGCTTCGGCGACCACGGCGTGGAGGCCCGCGGCTATCTGACGCTCAACCCGCTGAAGTACACGCACCCGATGCTGTCGCTGGGCCTGCCGGTGTTGTTCATCGCCCTGGGCGGTATCGGGTTTCCCGGCGGCGCGGTGTACGTCCAGACGCACTGGATGACCCCACGCCAGAAGTCGATCGTGAGCCTCGCCGGTCCGGCGGCCAACCTGGTGCTCGCGGTGCTGCTGCTGGGGCTGACCCGCGCGTTCTGGGACCCGAAGCACGCCGTGTTCTGGTCCGGGATCGCGTTCTTGGGTTTCCTGCAGGTCACGGCCCTGGTGCTCAACCTGCTGCCGATTCCGGGGCTCGACGGCTACGGCGCGCTGGAGCCGCACCTGAGCCCCGACACCCAGCGCGCGCTCGCGCCCGCCAAGCAGTGGGGCTTTCTGATCCTGCTGATCCTGCTGATCACGCCCGCGCTCAACCGCTGGTTCTTCGAACTCGTCTACTGGTTCTTCGACTTCTCGGGCGTGTCGAGCTACCTGGTGTCGGCCGGTGGTCAGCTCACGCGCTTCTGGTCGGCCTGGTTCTAG
- a CDS encoding cation diffusion facilitator family transporter — protein sequence MGAGHDHSHHTDTRVSRMLMAAAILTTFFVVELVTALWINSIALLADAGHMLTDLVAMFMGLTAVLLARRGSTSPARTFGWHRAEVFTAVANATLLIGVAGFILYEAFERLGNSPEVPGVPMIVVALAGLIANAAVVFMLRSHSKDSLAVKGAYMEVVADTVGSIGVLIAGIVTVTTGWPYADVVVAVLVALWVLPRAIALARAALRILSESSPAHIDVEKVRNALCAVDGVTGVHDLHVWTLVPGKDMVTAHLTSKGDTARVLDDARAVLTAHGLEHATVQVEPPDAAGDCKCEAE from the coding sequence ATGGGCGCGGGCCACGATCACAGTCACCACACCGACACACGGGTGAGTCGGATGCTCATGGCGGCAGCAATCCTCACCACGTTCTTCGTCGTCGAACTCGTCACCGCGCTGTGGATCAACTCGATCGCCCTGCTCGCCGACGCCGGCCACATGCTCACCGACCTCGTCGCGATGTTCATGGGCCTCACCGCGGTGCTGCTCGCCCGCCGGGGCAGCACATCACCGGCCCGCACGTTCGGCTGGCACCGCGCGGAGGTGTTCACCGCGGTGGCCAACGCCACACTGCTGATCGGCGTCGCGGGCTTCATCCTCTACGAGGCGTTCGAGCGGCTCGGGAACTCGCCCGAGGTGCCCGGCGTGCCGATGATCGTCGTCGCGCTCGCAGGCCTGATCGCCAACGCCGCCGTCGTGTTCATGCTGCGCTCGCACTCCAAGGACAGTCTGGCGGTCAAAGGCGCCTACATGGAGGTCGTCGCCGACACCGTCGGCAGCATCGGCGTGCTGATCGCGGGCATCGTCACCGTGACCACCGGATGGCCCTACGCCGACGTCGTGGTGGCGGTACTGGTGGCGCTGTGGGTGCTGCCGCGCGCGATCGCGCTGGCCCGTGCGGCGTTGCGCATCCTGTCCGAATCGTCACCGGCGCACATCGACGTCGAGAAGGTCCGCAACGCGCTGTGCGCTGTGGACGGCGTGACGGGCGTGCACGATCTGCACGTGTGGACCCTGGTCCCCGGCAAGGACATGGTCACCGCGCATCTGACCAGCAAAGGCGACACCGCACGTGTCCTGGACGACGCCAGAGCCGTGTTGACCGCACACGGGCTCGAACACGCCACCGTGCAGGTGGAGCCGCCCGACGCCGCGGGCGACTGCAAATGCGAAGCCGAGTGA
- a CDS encoding DUF3151 domain-containing protein, protein MTRMGDLLGPDPVYLPGDPAAEEELAAGEKAAVVAAAHPSASVAWATLAEQALEDDKAVTAYAYARTGYHRGLDQLRRNGWKGFGPVPFSHEPNQGFLRCVAALARAADDIGETDEYQRCLDLLDDCDPTARRELGLA, encoded by the coding sequence ATGACACGGATGGGCGATCTGCTGGGACCGGACCCCGTTTACCTTCCAGGCGACCCTGCGGCCGAGGAGGAACTGGCGGCCGGCGAGAAGGCAGCGGTGGTCGCTGCCGCCCACCCGTCGGCCTCGGTCGCGTGGGCGACGCTCGCCGAGCAGGCGCTGGAGGACGACAAGGCCGTCACCGCCTACGCGTACGCGCGCACCGGCTACCACCGCGGCCTGGATCAATTGCGTCGCAACGGGTGGAAGGGTTTCGGCCCGGTGCCGTTCAGCCACGAGCCGAACCAGGGTTTCCTGCGGTGCGTGGCGGCGTTGGCGCGTGCGGCCGACGACATCGGGGAGACCGATGAGTACCAGCGCTGCCTCGATCTGCTCGACGACTGCGATCCGACCGCACGTCGCGAACTCGGTCTGGCCTAG
- a CDS encoding Rv0361 family membrane protein encodes MPNPSEPNEDNTPSSEDPTEPSRQSADAPTEKVTLNPEHEPATEVFSAPTAPDHVAPQTDERRFTAPSGFDGSTQKIDTPPDPETEVFAPPAGDPNKPVAPQVIPPRDDAARPPAPATARRSWGWVIAVVLVIAALVAIAILGTVLLTRDSSSARSQEDRVRETIQTFDGAIQRGDLATLRSITCGTTRDNYVNYDQKAWDETHERVAAAKQYPVVASIDQVIVNGDHAEANVTTFMAFAPQTRSTRSFDLQYRDDEWKICQAPAF; translated from the coding sequence ATGCCGAATCCATCGGAGCCGAACGAGGACAACACACCCTCTTCAGAAGACCCGACAGAACCGAGCCGCCAGTCCGCCGATGCGCCAACCGAGAAAGTCACGCTGAATCCGGAGCACGAACCGGCCACCGAGGTGTTCAGCGCCCCGACCGCTCCCGACCACGTGGCGCCGCAGACCGACGAGCGGCGCTTCACCGCGCCGTCGGGGTTCGACGGCTCGACGCAGAAGATCGACACCCCACCCGATCCGGAGACCGAGGTGTTCGCGCCGCCGGCCGGCGATCCGAACAAACCCGTTGCGCCACAGGTCATCCCACCGCGTGACGACGCCGCGCGCCCGCCCGCGCCCGCGACCGCACGACGCAGTTGGGGCTGGGTGATCGCGGTCGTACTGGTGATCGCCGCGCTCGTGGCCATCGCCATCCTGGGCACCGTACTGCTGACCCGCGACTCGTCGTCGGCCAGATCCCAGGAGGATCGGGTCCGCGAGACGATCCAGACGTTCGACGGCGCGATCCAGCGCGGGGACCTCGCCACGCTGCGGTCGATCACGTGCGGCACCACGCGCGACAATTACGTGAACTACGACCAGAAGGCGTGGGACGAGACGCACGAGCGGGTCGCGGCCGCCAAACAGTATCCGGTGGTCGCCTCGATCGACCAGGTGATCGTCAACGGTGACCACGCGGAGGCCAACGTCACGACGTTCATGGCCTTCGCGCCGCAGACCCGGTCGACACGCAGTTTCGACCTGCAGTACCGCGACGACGAGTGGAAGATCTGCCAGGCTCCTGCGTTCTGA
- the fbaA gene encoding class II fructose-bisphosphate aldolase: MPIATPEVYAEMLDRAKTHSFAFPAINCVGSESINAAIKGFADAGSDGIIQFSTGGAEFGSGLGVRDMVTGAVALAEFAHVVAAKYPITVALHTDHCPKDKLDTYVRPLLAISAERVARGENPLFGSHMWDGSAVPLDENLTIAQELLKTAAAAKIILEVEIGVVGGEEDGVEAEINDKLYTSPEDFEKTITALGTGEHGRYLLAATFGNVHGVYKPGNVVLKPEVLAEGQRVAAAKLGLPQDAKPFDFVFHGGSGSLKSEIEDSLKYGVVKMNVDTDTQYAFTRPIAGHMFTNYDGVLKIDGEVGNKKTYDPRSYLKKAEASMSERVVEACNDLHSAGRSVTAG, translated from the coding sequence ATGCCGATTGCCACGCCCGAGGTGTACGCCGAGATGCTGGACCGGGCCAAGACGCACTCGTTCGCGTTCCCGGCGATCAACTGTGTGGGATCGGAGAGCATCAACGCCGCGATCAAGGGCTTTGCCGACGCGGGCAGCGACGGCATCATCCAGTTCTCGACCGGTGGTGCGGAATTCGGATCAGGTCTCGGCGTCAGGGACATGGTGACCGGCGCAGTCGCGCTCGCGGAGTTCGCGCACGTGGTGGCCGCCAAGTACCCGATCACCGTGGCGCTGCACACCGACCATTGCCCCAAGGACAAACTCGACACCTACGTGCGCCCGCTGCTCGCGATCTCCGCCGAGCGCGTAGCCAGGGGCGAGAACCCGCTGTTCGGTTCGCACATGTGGGACGGGTCGGCGGTGCCGCTCGACGAAAACCTCACGATCGCGCAGGAACTGCTCAAGACCGCCGCCGCGGCCAAGATCATCCTCGAAGTCGAGATCGGCGTGGTCGGTGGGGAAGAGGACGGCGTCGAGGCCGAGATCAACGACAAGCTCTACACGTCGCCGGAGGATTTCGAGAAGACCATCACCGCGTTGGGCACCGGTGAGCACGGGCGGTACCTGCTGGCCGCGACGTTCGGCAACGTGCATGGCGTGTACAAGCCCGGCAACGTCGTCCTCAAGCCGGAGGTGCTCGCCGAGGGGCAGCGCGTGGCCGCGGCCAAGTTGGGATTGCCGCAGGACGCCAAGCCGTTCGATTTCGTCTTCCACGGCGGCTCGGGCTCGTTGAAATCCGAGATCGAGGATTCCCTCAAATACGGCGTGGTGAAGATGAACGTCGACACCGACACCCAGTACGCGTTCACGCGTCCGATCGCCGGGCACATGTTCACCAACTACGACGGCGTGCTCAAGATCGACGGCGAGGTGGGCAACAAGAAGACCTACGACCCGCGCAGCTACCTGAAGAAGGCCGAGGCCTCGATGTCCGAGCGTGTCGTGGAGGCGTGCAACGACCTGCACAGCGCCGGACGCAGCGTCACCGCCGGCTGA
- a CDS encoding VTT domain-containing protein, with the protein MIATALPEVTTNLALMPDFMDPLNLIGYFGTWALVGILLVVFVESGVLFPILPGDSLLFVAGMLAAGTAARGGVDANFELWQLLVFIPLAAILGGQVGYWIGRTIGTSMFKPDARVLKQKYLDEAHVFFEQRGPFAIVIARFVPIVRTLAPITAGAAKMRYPVFAFFNVLGAVIWGVGLTLLGYWLGSFEIIQKLLEPIFILIVLASVAPMFIEWYKRRRAAKKAAATDAASPAA; encoded by the coding sequence GTGATCGCCACCGCCTTACCAGAGGTTACGACCAATCTGGCCCTGATGCCCGACTTCATGGATCCGCTGAACCTCATCGGATACTTCGGGACCTGGGCACTGGTGGGGATCCTGCTCGTCGTGTTCGTCGAGTCCGGTGTGCTGTTCCCGATCCTGCCCGGCGACTCCCTGCTGTTCGTGGCGGGCATGCTCGCGGCGGGCACCGCGGCGCGTGGCGGCGTCGACGCGAACTTCGAATTGTGGCAACTGCTGGTGTTCATCCCGCTGGCCGCGATCCTGGGCGGCCAGGTCGGCTACTGGATCGGCCGCACGATCGGGACGTCGATGTTCAAACCCGATGCCCGCGTCCTCAAGCAGAAGTACCTCGACGAGGCCCACGTGTTCTTCGAGCAGCGGGGGCCGTTCGCGATCGTGATCGCCCGTTTCGTGCCGATCGTGCGGACCCTGGCGCCGATCACCGCAGGTGCGGCCAAGATGCGCTACCCGGTGTTCGCCTTCTTCAACGTGCTCGGCGCGGTCATCTGGGGGGTGGGCCTGACGCTGCTCGGCTACTGGCTCGGCAGCTTCGAGATCATCCAGAAATTGCTGGAACCGATCTTCATCCTGATCGTGCTGGCATCCGTCGCACCGATGTTCATCGAGTGGTACAAACGCCGCCGGGCCGCGAAGAAGGCCGCCGCCACCGACGCCGCCTCACCGGCCGCCTAA
- a CDS encoding vWA domain-containing protein, protein MTAPLLLRGVDLAAFAVALVDRLREAGVAVSAVGASALVAAMHVLSPARRSQVYWAARLTLVSRAEDLPAFDDVFHAVFSDAVLGVDPPNRQPGQTPPGVPRQQCANGADSGDAHDGLPWTTRPASITAAGHSPTTSTIPDLAPSWLAGRTDEAFDRFDVGDLRRLGMWLQGAECHWPRRRTLRYRRHPSGRRIDLRETIRASRTTGWEPVRLARTRRSTRPRRVVLVCDVSGSMQPYAVVYLHLMRAAALRRRGGAHPEVFAFATTLTRLTATLSHRSPEVALAHANARVHDRYGGTRLGRSIAALLAAPHGNLLRGAVVVIASDGWDADSPDVLRHAMIRVRRRAHLVVWLNPRAAAPGYVPLAGAMAAALPYCDHFLPAHTVTGLRALFDVLAG, encoded by the coding sequence GCGGTCGCACTGGTCGACCGGCTACGGGAGGCCGGGGTTGCGGTGTCGGCGGTGGGCGCCTCGGCACTCGTGGCCGCCATGCATGTCCTGTCCCCGGCGCGCCGGTCGCAGGTCTACTGGGCCGCGCGATTGACGCTGGTGAGCCGCGCCGAGGACCTGCCCGCATTCGACGATGTCTTCCATGCGGTGTTCTCTGACGCGGTGTTGGGCGTCGACCCGCCGAATCGCCAACCGGGCCAGACCCCGCCAGGAGTTCCGCGGCAGCAATGCGCGAACGGCGCCGACAGCGGTGACGCCCATGATGGGCTGCCGTGGACGACGCGTCCGGCGTCGATCACCGCGGCTGGGCACTCGCCCACGACGAGCACGATCCCGGATCTCGCGCCGAGCTGGCTCGCCGGCCGCACCGACGAAGCCTTCGACCGGTTCGACGTGGGCGATCTGCGTCGCCTCGGCATGTGGCTGCAAGGCGCCGAGTGTCACTGGCCGCGACGCAGGACGCTGCGGTACCGGCGTCACCCGTCGGGGCGACGTATCGATCTGCGGGAGACCATCCGGGCGTCGCGCACCACCGGGTGGGAACCGGTGCGGCTCGCGCGTACCCGGCGGAGCACCCGGCCGCGCCGCGTCGTGCTCGTCTGCGACGTCAGCGGCTCGATGCAGCCGTACGCAGTGGTGTATCTGCATCTCATGCGGGCCGCGGCGCTGCGTCGACGCGGTGGGGCGCACCCCGAGGTGTTCGCCTTCGCCACCACGCTGACACGGTTGACCGCGACGCTGTCGCACCGCTCGCCCGAGGTCGCGCTGGCCCACGCCAACGCCAGGGTGCACGACCGGTACGGCGGCACCCGGTTGGGCCGGTCGATCGCTGCGCTGCTGGCCGCACCGCACGGCAATCTGCTGCGCGGCGCGGTGGTGGTGATCGCATCGGACGGCTGGGATGCCGATTCCCCTGATGTGCTGCGGCACGCGATGATCCGAGTGCGCCGGCGGGCTCACCTGGTGGTCTGGCTCAATCCGCGGGCGGCCGCACCCGGCTATGTGCCGCTGGCCGGTGCGATGGCCGCGGCGCTGCCATACTGCGACCACTTCCTGCCCGCACACACCGTGACCGGGCTACGCGCGTTGTTCGACGTGCTCGCCGGTTAG